From a region of the Brevibacterium siliguriense genome:
- a CDS encoding PucR family transcriptional regulator, protein MVTLEQIWSRTELALEVIVDSATAAEQNVTIVHSSELPEVDEWLAGGEVLLTIGVGQDLSGETVRDYVRRLKAVGVHALGIGLGSDLPWQQVPPGLVAAAEEAGLALFGVPEPVPFVAVVDAFTRMREAETNRELTRASSAARRFATALAARGPAALVTDLAETLKAPVRFVSPTGRALSGEDAEDDVRSALIEESAKPTAGPRLIRTVSRIVEAVPIGGDRPLGWILTPAEVAGSPKTRALLLSTASALLAMSLADLPVPSGRALLFEADLSEDEARGEWTRATGLAPVATVGMRIFGGVRGDLAERLISDIVGGSLHTRTGSLLGVIGARERGLDALVTTAAEVAGLDELAEKRPPLGQLHHTWMLWRTQHESEASEVRALLSAVDEEAADRFVDRVLGELFRARGGQELLETLRTYIAESGTRERIAAQLGIHRHTVRARLAKIETLLGRDLSRAETLQAVSLALELAEI, encoded by the coding sequence ATGGTCACCTTGGAACAGATCTGGTCACGCACAGAACTCGCGCTCGAGGTCATCGTCGATTCGGCCACCGCAGCGGAACAGAATGTCACGATCGTCCACTCCTCTGAGCTGCCGGAGGTCGACGAATGGCTGGCCGGCGGTGAGGTGCTGCTGACGATCGGGGTCGGTCAGGACCTCAGCGGGGAGACGGTCAGGGACTATGTGCGGCGGCTCAAGGCCGTCGGCGTTCATGCACTCGGCATCGGTCTGGGCTCCGACCTGCCGTGGCAGCAGGTCCCACCGGGGCTCGTCGCCGCCGCAGAAGAGGCGGGTCTGGCGCTGTTCGGGGTCCCCGAGCCCGTTCCGTTCGTCGCCGTCGTCGATGCCTTCACCCGGATGCGTGAGGCCGAGACCAACAGAGAGCTGACCCGGGCGAGCAGTGCCGCTCGCCGTTTCGCGACCGCGTTGGCCGCACGGGGGCCCGCGGCTCTCGTGACCGACCTGGCGGAGACGCTGAAGGCGCCGGTCCGGTTCGTCTCGCCCACCGGCAGAGCGCTGAGCGGAGAGGATGCCGAGGACGACGTGCGTTCGGCGCTCATCGAGGAATCGGCGAAACCGACTGCGGGGCCCCGCCTGATCCGCACGGTCTCGCGGATCGTCGAGGCCGTACCGATAGGGGGTGACCGTCCGCTCGGATGGATCCTCACTCCCGCCGAGGTGGCAGGATCTCCGAAGACGCGTGCCCTGCTGCTGTCGACCGCCTCGGCGCTGTTGGCGATGTCGCTGGCAGATCTGCCCGTTCCATCTGGTCGGGCGCTGCTCTTCGAGGCTGATCTGAGCGAAGACGAAGCGCGCGGGGAGTGGACACGGGCGACAGGGCTGGCGCCGGTGGCGACGGTGGGGATGCGCATCTTCGGGGGAGTCCGCGGGGACCTCGCCGAACGCCTCATCTCCGACATCGTCGGCGGGAGTCTGCATACTCGCACCGGTTCGCTCCTCGGGGTCATCGGCGCGCGAGAGCGGGGGCTCGATGCGTTGGTGACGACGGCCGCCGAGGTCGCTGGCCTGGATGAGCTCGCGGAGAAGAGACCGCCCTTGGGGCAGCTCCATCACACGTGGATGCTGTGGCGGACGCAGCACGAATCTGAGGCCTCCGAGGTCAGGGCGCTGCTGTCGGCGGTCGATGAGGAGGCCGCCGACCGGTTCGTCGATCGGGTCCTCGGAGAACTCTTCCGGGCACGCGGCGGTCAGGAGCTGTTGGAGACTCTGCGGACCTATATCGCCGAGTCTGGAACACGGGAGCGCATTGCCGCCCAGTTGGGCATCCATCGGCACACGGTGCGGGCGCGGTTGGCGAAGATCGAAACGCTGCTCGGCCGCGACCTCTCCCGCGCCGAGACGCTGCAGGCGGTGTCGTTGGCTCTCGAGCTCGCCGAAATCTAG